CGCCCCGTGCTGCCGCGCCCGCCGGGGTGCCCACCCCGGCTCCCGCCCCGGCTCCGGCATGGACGCCCGCCCCGGCTCCCGCAGGTGCGGCCAAACGGGCCATCTCGCCGCGCGCCAAGGCGCTCGCGCGCGACAAGGCGGTGGATCCGGCCCCGGTGACCGGCAGCGGCCCCAACGGCCGGATCACCGAGAAGGACCTCCTGGCCTATCTGGCGGCGCGGAACTACGAGGCCCTCCGCATCGCACCCGCCGCGAAACGGCTCGCGCAGGAGAAAGGCGTGGACATCCTGACCGTTCGCGGCTCGGGCGAAGGCGGCCGGATCCGGGTCGAAGATGTCGAACGGGCGATTCGCGCGCAGCCGGTTGCGCTGTCGCGCATGCGGCAGGTGATCGCCCGCCGCCTGGTCGAATCCAAGCAGACGATCCCCCATTTCTACGTCACGGTGACGGCGGACATCACCGAGCTGATGCGCTATCGCGCCGCGCTCAAGGCGGCTGGAACCGTGTACAGCGTCAACGATTTCATCCTTGAAGCGGTCGTGCTGGCGCTGGATGAGTTCCCGGCGGTCAATTCCACGACCGACGGCCGCACGGTGACCTGGCGGGGCGACGTCGATCTCGGCGTGGCGGTGAGCGTGGAAAACGGACTCGTGGTGCCGGTGATCCGCGCCGCCCAGACGCTGAGTCTGGCGGAACTGCGCGACCGCGCCAAGGCGCTCGCCGACAAGGCGCGGGCCGGCAAGCTGACCCCCGACGAGATGACAGGCAGCAGCTTTACCGTCTCCAACATGGGGATGCTCGACGTCGATGCCTTCGCCGCGATCATCAACCCCGGCGAGGCTGGCATTCTCGCAGTGGCGAGCGGCCGCGAGGCACCCGCCGTGGTCAACGGCGAAGTCCGCATCCGCACGCAG
The sequence above is a segment of the Lentisphaerota bacterium genome. Coding sequences within it:
- a CDS encoding 2-oxo acid dehydrogenase subunit E2, whose amino-acid sequence is MAQALIFPKLGQTMEEGLIVKWLKQEGDAVAKGDILFEIETDKANLEVESFFEGTLLKIYVGVGITVPVNTVVGYVGSAGEPVPAQPPAPASAPAVPKAAAQAPVRAAAPRAEAPRAAAPAGVPTPAPAPAPAWTPAPAPAGAAKRAISPRAKALARDKAVDPAPVTGSGPNGRITEKDLLAYLAARNYEALRIAPAAKRLAQEKGVDILTVRGSGEGGRIRVEDVERAIRAQPVALSRMRQVIARRLVESKQTIPHFYVTVTADITELMRYRAALKAAGTVYSVNDFILEAVVLALDEFPAVNSTTDGRTVTWRGDVDLGVAVSVENGLVVPVIRAAQTLSLAELRDRAKALADKARAGKLTPDEMTGSSFTVSNMGMLDVDAFAAIINPGEAGILAVASGREAPAVVNGEVRIRTQLAMTLSADHRIVDGATGARFANAIRRKLETVELWKSLV